The nucleotide window AAACTACTGGTGGGGAAATCAACACATACAGGGCAGCTGCTCACACACAAACCCACAGATAGATagacatatagacacacatacaaaGGCACCAAACAATTTATAGCTATTCTTTAACCAGtcctttaatttcattaaattccAGCATTCTCTCTTTTAGAGAATCCAGTCATATCTTGCATGAAAGTTTCACTTGAAGTAAACACAACAACATTCAAGAGGAGTTATTCTGTTTCCTTAAGCTAGAGTACTAGCCAGTAAGAAGACTTGTAATATAATTGTTGAATACAGAGTCTTTGGGGATTGAACCTGGGGTGCCCTCCTTAAGGGAGAAAGCTGTAAGTCTTGCCATATTCTTATGCTGTGTTGATGAAGGATAAGAAGCAACTCTAAAACGTTTTAGACCTGCACTATTCATGTACTTGTTATCTACAGTGGCTATTGAGCACATGAAATGTGGCTAGActtagcctgggcagcatggtgaaacctcgtttccataaaaaattagttgtgcatggtggagcgtgcctgtaatcccagttacttgggaggctgaggtgggaggatcacctgagcacgggaggtcgaggctgcagtgagccgagatcacaccactgcactccagcctggatgacaaagtgagaccttgtctctaacaaaaaaaaaaaaaaaaaaaagaaggaaagaaatgtgaCTGAACTTGAGAtggatgtaaatgtaaaatacacaacaGATTTTGTACACTTTATGTGAAAaaactctaatttttttcaaattaattaaatgttaaaataatattttgagtatattaaataatacatatcaCCACCCATTTAATGTGGCTTCTagactatttaaaattatatacctgGCTCACATTTGTGGCTTGTGTTATATTTTGTTGGACTATGGCTGATGTAGCCAGTCCGCATCTTGTATACCATAAATTTTTATCATGACCTCTTTTCAATGTCCATTGATTAATATATCACTAATTTTACAGTTGTAAACACAGTTTTGACATTCTTTAGACTAACCAGCATGGTGTCTGCTATCGATCCAGAAAAGAGAGCTGAAGCAATTGGACCATTCCTAGATTATTAACTCTTGACTAAGGAAAATGACTGCCTTCCAGGGGTAGATTGAAAATAACCCACATTTATATCATACTTTCTACACTGAGGAAAGTTGAAGACATCGTAGGTGTTGGGTGTCCGGAAAGAGGACTATGGAATGTACTATCAGCTAAGAGGCATTGTTTCCTCCCTGTATTCAAGTACTAGTCTAAGGGCTTAAGATGCTTAATTTTCCTTTGAGTTATTCTCTATTAATTAGgtaaaaggcacagagtgattGAGAAACTTTCCTATGTGAGGTGAGCCACGTGTCAGCCTAGATTTGGACTATATTATACTTTTACCACTACCCTTTACTCCAGGAAAGTCCCATAATGAGGGGTGAGGAGCACAGTCTTTGGAGCCAAACTACCTagcaacaattttttaaaatttaaaattatttttcatcgACAAATCATAATTGTCTACATTTATgaggtacagtgtgatgttttgatgtttccatatatgtatacagtgtggaatgattaaatcaagctagttaattaaattaaatcagGTGCTGGATATGTTCCCTTgcctatcttttattttttcatacccAGAGGAGCTGAATTAcctatcattttttatggtgggacatttgaaatttactctcttattttgaaataggcAATTCATTTTTGTTGACTTATAGTCACCTTGCTGTGcaatatatttcaaaacttattcctcctatctatctgaaactttgtaccctttgaccaatagctcattcccttcctctcccccaaccccagtaaCCACATTCTACTCTTTAGTTCTATGAGTTCAACTAtattagattccacaaataaatgagatcatgtggtatttgctttctgtgcttgtcttatttcacttagcatgatgttctccaggttcatcttacacatttgcaaatgacagaatttccttcttgttaaggctgaataatatttcattgtgtatctatgccacattttctttatccattcagtcaTTGATGgacagacatttaggttgatgcCATATcctggctgttgtgaataatgccgcaataaacatgggagtgcagatatcccttcaaCACATTGACTTCAATTTCCTTGAATATACATCCAGAAGTGAGATTGGGgcatcatatggcagttctatttttagttttttgaggaactttcataCCATTtaccataatggctgtactaatatacatttctaccagcaacgTACAATGTTTTCTCTGCATCCTGGCCAACACCCCAGACGCAATTCATGCCTTTGTCACTTTCTCACTGTGTGTCGTTAGACAAACTACTTGGCTTCCTCATTGTTCTGtccccatctgcaaaataatGACTGAAACAGTGCCTACTCATAGGATTCTCATTAACTCaatagtttgacagtttctcatAAGGTTAAATATACACTTATCATATAACCCAGCAATACCACTCCCAGAAAGtttcctagagaaatgaaaacatgttcacacaaaaacctgaacATGAATGTTTATGGTGACTTTACTTATTATcgagaaaaaatggaaataaatgttcttcaacaggtaaatggataaatgaactgTGGTATACTCATACAATtgaatacaattaaaaatggatttttaatcatcaataaaagaaataaatgattgatATAAGTAACAACTTGGATAAATCTCAgtggaattatgctgagtgaaggaagccagtctcCAAAGGTTGCAtactgtttgattccatttaaGTGACACTCTCAAAAAGACAATGTATAGTGACTGACAGAGAACATGTTAGCGTTTACCAGCAGTAGGGATGGTGGgatgtatgaaaaaatgttcttaCTGATAGACATTCAACTTGTTTGGAAAGTCTGGATATTATAGATCCTGCTGATGTGCATGCTGCACACCTGACACAGAGAGGAGTGGACAGGAAGGGGAAGGCGAGGTTCTGTTCAAGTCCAACggaacacctggcctcaatctGCAATCACCACTAGATGCTTTAGTCCTTCACGTTCTTCAAGGATGTAGATTAGTACACACAGTGTGAACATCTAAAGCTCCAGCTTTAGATCTGAAGTATGTTTACTTTAGAAAATTGGAAGACACTGAGGTTTTTCAAAAACAATACTGAGGTCCAAATCAGGGTGCAAGTGACAGGGAACACAGGCTACTTCTTGTAGGCATGATGCCTTCGGGAATGCCCTTGTTCCCGATTCTTTGAGGTTTTTGATTTTGTGCCCATGGAAAATGAAGAGGCTGATGATCTAAAAGGTCCTCTCCCAACAGAGCCCTGGGCAGGTGGAAAAGGCATCCCAAAGTCAACACTGCTGCCTGCCTTAGCTTGTCCAGGGACTGGGGTGCTTTGAGCAATGGGGGCCATAGTCTTTCTTGCAGAAATGCTGGCTCTCCCCAAGGCAAAAGCTGTGCTGTGGCTGGGCAGGCCTTGAGTGTTCTGGCTCCAGCCTTTTCCATATGGGATCATGGTACTGGTGGTCCCACTAGGCAATGCTCCAATGCTGAAAGCTCCGGAGGTGGAGCTCATGTCTGGGCCAGTCATTCTAATCCCAGACTCATCACAGTCCATAGGGGTCACGAATCCCCCAAAAGCGAAAGGTCGTGGGGCTCTGCTGCCAAACACTGAGCCAAAAGCCCCACTTTGGTGGGTCTGAATTACAATTCTAAACCCAGTTGTACTAGCTTGACTAATGGGAAAACCTGCTGGAATGCTGCCAATGCCTGGCCAGGTGCTGGCAGGggtttgagaggtggaggctgagggTATCAAACACCCCAAGGCTGACTGTGTGGTACTGATGAAGGCTGGCTGAGCTGGAGTTGGCACTGGGGTTGGCAATGCCACTGCTGAGCTCCCAAAAAGAAAAGAGCTACTGACACTTGGAGTAAGGGCTGGCTGGGAAGGCCCTTGTTTCTGTCCATCTGTGGCACCAAATGCAGGCTGGGGATTAGCTCCTTGGGATAGTGGGAAAGGTGGCCTTGAGCTTGATCCCAAGGGACTTGTGATTGCTGGAGTCAGGCTGGAGACGCTGGGGGATGATGCAGGCCAGTTCGTGGATActagggctgaggcaggcagagggcTGCCCACACTCCTGAAATTAGCAGTGCTGCTTCTAGGGGATATTTGGACAGCACTGGAAAGGACCTGGGTAAAGATGGTGACTGTGTGCACAGTAGGAATGGTAGGACGGTGGTGTGGTGGGAAAATGAATCCTGTGGCTGGGGTGAAGTCGGCTCTGAAGGCCTGAGCAGTCCTAAGCAGGAAAGTGTCGCAAGTGGAAGGGACAGAATAAGTGTTGCCTATGGCACCTGTAACATTCACTACACCAAAATCCAAAGGTGGCTTAAAAACAGAGTCTTTAGATGTGCTGGCTAGGGTGGTGGGCATGACCACAGTGGTGGCCTTGACCAGGCCATGGAAATGATGGGTAGAAGCATGAGTAAATGGAGGAGGGGTCTGCTTGGAGGAGAAAGGAGCTATCATGGGCATAGTTTTAAGTGGATCTATGCTGCCAAAGATAGGCTTGAAGGTAGGAGTTAAGGTGCCCTGAGTTGAGAGGGAAGAGCTTAAAGACGCTGCAGCTGTGACTGAAATTTTGGAATATGAGGAGCCTCCAATCTCGCTGTTGTGCAGGGGCCCCAAAATCGGTTTTAACATGAGGTGAGCAGAAGTTGCATCAGGAGGTGCAGATGCGGAAAGATGGGGAGTTGGGCTACTCACCATTCCAAGCAAAGTACTTTGGATGGTGGGTGGTGCAGGTAGGTCTGGGGGCATGGGAGACCTGTCAGCCTGAAAGGTTGAAGGCAGCCAGATGGTGTCAGTAACTGGTGATGTGGGAGAGGTGGGGGTCAGCACGATGAAAGTAGCTGTGGGCTTTGAGTCTGGAGAGGTGCCTGGAAGGAGCTCTGACTGTGAGCACCCTGGTGGGGTTGGTAGGCTGGGTGTCTTCAAAGGAGAATGGGCCACACTGGTTACCTCTCCCGTGGACTGTGGGGAGGTCAGTGGACCTAGAGACTTCTGCATTTTTGTTAAGTTTTGCAACTGAGGATTCGCCCCCTGGGTTAGATCTGTTTCCGaagaaggcagagtgagagatAGGGAAGGCTGAATAGCAAGCCAAGTCTCAGGGACAGGGTCTGTGGTGACCTCAGTTGTATCTTCTCTCGCGTTGTTGCTCCGCTGTAGTTCAGTTTTCTTCCCCAAGGTCAAGTCCTCATCAGAGACTGCATAACCAAGCTGGGGAAGTGGGATCTCCGACAGCAGGTTCTCAGGGCTAGACTGCAGCTGTGGAATCTTTTGATTTTGCTGCCCAGAACTTCCAGATGCTCCTGAGGACTCAAAATCTGATACCAGTGGGACTGAAGAGTAAGGCCGatgatcaatttttttcttttttattggccACTCTGGTGTCTCGAATGATACACTGGGAATACTTCTTTTCCAAGGGTCTGAGAAATTTCTGGAAGAGCTGTAAGAGCTGGAAATAGCATTCCTTTTGGAGCTGAGGGGGCCACCTCTGTATATGCTGGCCAAGGAGCTCATGGAGGAGCAACTGGGTCTCTTAGTCAAGCTGTGATCCGAGCTCCAGGAATGGAGACTTCTCTTCAGCGGCCCAGGCCTGGGCACAAAAGAAGTGAGGGTTCCATTTTTCATCAGAGGCTTAAATGCAGATGGTCTGGTCTCTGGACTCCTTCTCTTACTGTCCAAGCCCTCAGGGAATAGTGGTTCTTCCAacctccctttcccttttctgcaCTCTCTGAGGGCCCTCAACACTGTCTCCTTTGAACACGGATCTGAGGGCTCCTCAGAGGGTGGGGGTTCTGCAAGGGCAATTACATCTTCAGGAGAAGTGGAAGGGGACACCCTCCCGTCAGGAGGAGTGATCTTGATGGTCACTGGGCTCCAAATTGGCCTAGGATGTCGAAGAGACCAAATAGTCCGCTTTAAGTAAGTTTCCCACCAGTCTGAAGGGAGAGGCCCCAGGGTGGAATTCTGGGACTTCTTCATGGGAAAGCGCCTCCAAGCCTCGTTGGCCAGCCACGTGGTTGGATTGGCAGGATCCAGGTTTGGCGACCTCCTCACAGGTCTATACCGTGGGGCAGGGTGGGCGCGGTGGACGAACTGAACCCGATGAACTTGGTGAAGGGGCTGAGTTGGCCGGCGTTTCGTGGGCCTCTCGGGCAAGTCGGCGCGCACCTGGGCTGGGGACGAGGGCGAAAGTCCCAGCTTGCTCAGGAAACTGCCCATGAGGAGATATGAGGCGGGGTCAGTGGCTTCAAGCAAGGTTTTGGCTTCCGAGGTTTCGGACATCTGCACAATCGGACCGAGTCGAAGAGCGCAGTGTTCGGTTGACCGTTGGGATTCACGCGCGAGGAAAGCGCGAGTCTCAGGGCGCTTGGCACTCTCCAGACCCGGCACCCGCGGGAACGGGGGACGCGCGGGACTTCAGCAGTCCCAGTAACTTGCTTAGCTGTTTTGAGACCTCAGCGGGGCGGTCAGACGTTTTGCTCTCTCTGCAGCGAGTTACAGTACTTGGCGCGGGGAGAGGAACTCGAGAGGAAGCGCACGGCCCCTCGCCCCTGGCGTCGGCAGCGGCTGTCTGGGACCCTGTGGTCCGTATTCACCAAGTGGCGCGGAGCTGGAATCGAGTGGGTGCACAGTTTCCAAGCTGCGACTATTCTGGGCCTCGAAGGTACAGGCTCAGGGGGCTCAGGGCCCCGGCGCAGATCTGTCTGCCCGCGGGATCCCCTGAGTCTGAGTGGGGAGCACTATCCGCGCCCCGCGGGGTGAGTGCGGGCGGCTTTCGCAGGTGCGCAGGACTGGAGGTCTGGACCGGTGTACCTGTGCCGTCCGGATGGCATTTGTGGCACTAGCAGTCGGGAAGGCCCCTGATTGAAGATCCCCGCTCTTCTCCCTTTCTGCAGCTCTTGACGCTGCCAGTAGATGTCAGTCATTTGCCGCACAGCCACCTTTGAGGTCCACCTGTGTCTCCCAGCGGCCGAATCCCGGTTTCCTTCCTGTTCGCACTTGGAAAGCTCATGGCGATTGCCATCAGGAGTGGCCTCAGAGATCCGGAGTGAACGAACGGGAAATCGCGTCTTACGGCCCAGAACCTGAGCCCTCCACAAACACTCGGCTCAGTCCCTTGCTCAGGCCACCTCCTGTTctcttctgctctgtgaaaggcactgttaagagagtgaaaagacacgCCAcagactggagaaaatatttgcataatacGTATGTATCTGCTGAAGCACTGGTATACAAAACATACATAGAATGTTAAAACTCATAATAAGGTAaaaaattaatgggcaaaatatctgaacagaaACCCcgccaaagaagatatacagatggtaaACAGTGTAAAAGGATGCTAAACATATGCTATATGTCAATGTTTAGCTATATATAACTAAACATCAGTAAATACTACTGATTGCAATTTAAACATCAGTAAGATactataattaaaaattgaacATCAGTAAGATATTACTACACACCTATTCAATTGGCTAAAATTCAAAACACCACATGCTAAGGAGGAGGTGGAGCAACAGGTACTCTCATTCATTACTGATGATAATGCAAAATGGTACATCCACGTTGGAGGacactgtggcaatttcttacaaagctaaaacACAGTCCTACAATACAATTCAACCACCACAATCCATATGTTCATCCAAATGAGCTTAAAGTGAGTGTCCACATAAggacctgcacatgaatgtttatagaagttttattcataattgcaaaaattggaagcaaccaagaaGTCCTTCAACAGGCAAATGAATAAACTATGGCATaaccatacagtggaatattattcaacattaaaaagaaatgcactGTCAAGTCATGAAAAGATATAGAGGAACCTAAAACCCACATTGCTAAGTGAATGGAAccatctgaaaaggctacatatgaCTTCAAATACATGACagtctggaaaaggcaaaacaatagaGATAGCAAAGAGAGTGCAACAGTGGTTTCAGGAGAGGAGGTAAAGAAATGTGGGATACCATTAAGCACACCAACATACACAAAATGAAAGCACtaggaaaggagacagagaaaggagtAGAAAAAATTGTCAAAGAGagtggctgaaaacttcccaatctaattgaaaaacattaatctacaCATCCAGAAAGCTCAACAAATTCTACATAGGATTATACAAAGAGTACCACAAAGAGACA belongs to Macaca thibetana thibetana isolate TM-01 chromosome 4, ASM2454274v1, whole genome shotgun sequence and includes:
- the POM121L2 gene encoding POM121-like protein 2 encodes the protein MSETSEAKTLLEATDPASYLLMGSFLSKLGLSPSSPAQVRADLPERPTKRRPTQPLHQVHRVQFVHRAHPAPRYRPVRRSPNLDPANPTTWLANEAWRRFPMKKSQNSTLGPLPSDWWETYLKRTIWSLRHPRPIWSPVTIKITPPDGRVSPSTSPEDVIALAEPPPSEEPSDPCSKETVLRALRECRKGKGRLEEPLFPEGLDSKRRSPETRPSAFKPLMKNGTLTSFVPRPGPLKRSLHSWSSDHSLTKRPSCSSMSSLASIYRGGPLSSKRNAISSSYSSSRNFSDPWKRSIPSVSFETPEWPIKKKKIDHRPYSSVPLVSDFESSGASGSSGQQNQKIPQLQSSPENLLSEIPLPQLGYAVSDEDLTLGKKTELQRSNNAREDTTEVTTDPVPETWLAIQPSLSLTLPSSETDLTQGANPQLQNLTKMQKSLGPLTSPQSTGEVTSVAHSPLKTPSLPTPPGCSQSELLPGTSPDSKPTATFIVLTPTSPTSPVTDTIWLPSTFQADRSPMPPDLPAPPTIQSTLLGMVSSPTPHLSASAPPDATSAHLMLKPILGPLHNSEIGGSSYSKISVTAAASLSSSLSTQGTLTPTFKPIFGSIDPLKTMPMIAPFSSKQTPPPFTHASTHHFHGLVKATTVVMPTTLASTSKDSVFKPPLDFGVVNVTGAIGNTYSVPSTCDTFLLRTAQAFRADFTPATGFIFPPHHRPTIPTVHTVTIFTQVLSSAVQISPRSSTANFRSVGSPLPASALVSTNWPASSPSVSSLTPAITSPLGSSSRPPFPLSQGANPQPAFGATDGQKQGPSQPALTPSVSSSFLFGSSAVALPTPVPTPAQPAFISTTQSALGCLIPSASTSQTPASTWPGIGSIPAGFPISQASTTGFRIVIQTHQSGAFGSVFGSRAPRPFAFGGFVTPMDCDESGIRMTGPDMSSTSGAFSIGALPSGTTSTMIPYGKGWSQNTQGLPSHSTAFALGRASISARKTMAPIAQSTPVPGQAKAGSSVDFGMPFPPAQGSVGRGPFRSSASSFSMGTKSKTSKNREQGHSRRHHAYKK